The proteins below are encoded in one region of Tamandua tetradactyla isolate mTamTet1 chromosome 9, mTamTet1.pri, whole genome shotgun sequence:
- the IL17RE gene encoding interleukin-17 receptor E isoform X2 produces MEHPLSAGLSQGRSAHIPSCTWLVLLLSTKPWCALSWPWPQPCSLCLQLVSDPSGTRTSHSQWRCPQWGWFHLLLWKFRKSYKLMFCRRHKMPASAQRKLLCSLCEKDHHIYMPYPDISRKGLRAKRTQSLELQAVEDLLPRLDLQRHGGPEFSFDLLPKARAIRVIIPPGPDVSVRLCHQWALECEDLSSPFDTQEIVSGGHTVDLSYEFLLPCLCIEASYLQEDTVRRKKCPFKSWPEAYGSDFWKSVHITDYSQHNQMVMALKLHCPLKLEASLCQRQGRRPLCEDLPNATARESDGWYVLEKVDLNPQLCFKFSFGNSSHTECPHKTVSSWNVSMDTQAQQLILHFSSRVHATFSAAWSHPDSRQDSFVLPVYSVSQTQGSSPVTLDLIIPFLRPGACVLVWRSDVQFAWKHILCPDVTHRHLGLLILALLVLTTLLGIVLILTQRCLLSGTDQARPVLLLHAADSEAQRRLVGALAELLRTALGGGRDVIVDLWEGTRVARMGPLPWLWAARARVARERGTVLLLWSGSRQAGGPDLRAAPLCALLRTAPRPLLLLAYFNRLCTKGDIPPPLRALPRYRLLRDLPRLLRALDARPSTGATSWDGLGARPCLRGRLALCRQLEREAARPADQG; encoded by the exons ATGGAGCACCCGCTGTCTGCTGGCCTCTCACAGG GAAGATCTGCCCATATTCCTTCCTGTACCTGGTTGGTCCTCCTCCTCTCCACAAAGCCTTGGTGTGCTTTGTCCTGGCCCTGGCCCCAGCCATGCTCTTTGTGCCTCCAACTGGTGTCAGATCCCTCAGGCACAAGAACCAGCCATTCTCAGTGGAGAT GCCCTCAGTGGGGATGGTTCCACCTCCTGCTGTGGAAATTCAGAAAGTCTTACAAGCTCATGTTCTGTAGGAGACATAAGATGCCAGCATCTGCTCAG AGAAAATTACTATGTAGCCTGTGTGAGAAGGACCATCACATCTACATGCCCTACCCAGACATCTCCCGCAAGGGGCTACGGGCTAAAAGGACCCAATCTTTGGAGCTACAGGCAGTGGAAGATCTCCTCCCCAGGCTGGACTTACAGAGGCATGGAG GGCCTGAGTTCTCCTTTGATTTGCTGCCCAAAGCTCGGGCCATTCGCGTGATCATTCCTCCGGGCCCCGATGTCAGCGTGCGTCTTTGTCACCAGTGGGCACTGGAGTGCGAAGACTTGAGTAGCCCCTTTGATACCCAG GAAATAGTGTCTGGGGGCCACACTGTAGACCTGTCTTATGAATTCCTTCTGCCATGTCTGTGCATAGAG GCATCCTACCTGCAAGAGGACACTGTAAGACGCAAGAAATGCCCCTTCAAGAGCTGGCCTGAAGCCT ATGGCTCCGACTTCTGGAAGTCAGTGCACATTACTGACTACAGCCAGCACAATCAGATGGTTATGGCCCTGAAGCTACACTGCCCTCTGAAGCTGGAGGCCTCCCTCTGCCAGAGACAGGGCAGGCGCCCCCTCTGCGAAGACCTCCCTAATGCCACGGCTCGAGAATCAGATGGG TGGTATGTTTTGGAGAAGGTGGACTTGAATCCCCAGCTCTGCTTCAAG ttctcttttgGAAACAGCAGCCACACTGAGTGTCCCCACAAGACTG TCTCATCCTGGAACGTGAGCATGGATACCCAGGCCCAGCAGCTAATCCTTCACTTCTCCTCGCGGGTGCATGCCACCTTTAGTGCTGCTTGGAGTCATCCGGACTCCAGACAGGACAGCTTCGTGCTCCCTGTGTACAGTGTCAGCCAG ACCCAGGGCTCGAGTCCAGTGACACTAGACCTGATCATTCCCTTCCTGAGGCCAGGGGCCTGTGTCCTG GTGTGGCGGTCAGATGTCCAGTTTGCCTGGAAGCACATCTTGTGTCCAGATG TCACTCATAGACACCTGGGGCTTTTGATCCTGGCACTGCTTGTCCTCACCACCCTACTGGGCATTGTTCTGATACTCACCCAGCGGTGCCTACTGTCAG GCACGGATCAAGCACGACCAGTGTTGCTCCTGCACGCAGCGGATTCAGAAGCGCAGCGACGCCTGGTGGGAGCGCTGGCTGAATTGCTGCGTACCGCGCTGGGCGGCGGGCGCGACGTGATCGTAGACCTATGGGAGGGGACGCGCGTGGCGCGCATGGGCCCGTTGCCTTGGCTGTGGGCGGCGCGGGCGCGCGTGGCGCGAGAGCGGGGCACAGTGCTGCTGCTGTGGAGCGGCTCCCGCCAGGCCGGCGGGCCCGACCTCCGCGCCGCCCCACTGTGCGCCTTGCTGCGCACCGCCCCGCGCCCGCTGCTGCTTCTGGCCTACTTCAACCGCCTTTGCACCAAGGGCGACATCCCCCCGCCGCTGCGAGCCTTGCCGCGCTACCGCCTGCTGCGCGACCTGCCGCGCCTGCTGCGGGCACTAGACGCGCGGCCCTCCACTGGAGCCACGAGCTGGGACGGCCTCGGGGCCCGGCCGTGCCTTCGGGGTCGCCTCGCCCTGTGCCGCCAGCTGGAACGGGAGGCCGCCAGACCAGCAGACCAAGGCTGA
- the IL17RE gene encoding interleukin-17 receptor E isoform X3, giving the protein MGSPRLAALLLPSLLLLISLSASARTGCFYLPRWSTRCLLASHREDLPIFLPVPGWSSSSPQSLGVLCPGPGPSHALCASNWCQIPQAQEPAILSGDALSGDGSTSCCGNSESLTSSCSVGDIRCQHLLRENYYVACVRRTITSTCPTQTSPARGYGLKGPNLWSYRQWKISSPGWTYRGMEEIVSGGHTVDLSYEFLLPCLCIEASYLQEDTVRRKKCPFKSWPEAYGSDFWKSVHITDYSQHNQMVMALKLHCPLKLEASLCQRQGRRPLCEDLPNATARESDGWYVLEKVDLNPQLCFKFSFGNSSHTECPHKTVSSWNVSMDTQAQQLILHFSSRVHATFSAAWSHPDSRQDSFVLPVYSVSQTQGSSPVTLDLIIPFLRPGACVLVWRSDVQFAWKHILCPDVTHRHLGLLILALLVLTTLLGIVLILTQRCLLSGTDQARPVLLLHAADSEAQRRLVGALAELLRTALGGGRDVIVDLWEGTRVARMGPLPWLWAARARVARERGTVLLLWSGSRQAGGPDLRAAPLCALLRTAPRPLLLLAYFNRLCTKGDIPPPLRALPRYRLLRDLPRLLRALDARPSTGATSWDGLGARPCLRGRLALCRQLEREAARPADQG; this is encoded by the exons ATGGGGAGCCCTAGACTGGCAGCTCTGCTCCTGCCTTCCCTCCTGTTGCTTATCAGTCTCTCTGCCTCTGCCAGGACTGGCTGCTTCTACCTGCCCCGATGGAGCACCCGCTGTCTGCTGGCCTCTCACAGG GAAGATCTGCCCATATTCCTTCCTGTACCTGGTTGGTCCTCCTCCTCTCCACAAAGCCTTGGTGTGCTTTGTCCTGGCCCTGGCCCCAGCCATGCTCTTTGTGCCTCCAACTGGTGTCAGATCCCTCAGGCACAAGAACCAGCCATTCTCAGTGGAGAT GCCCTCAGTGGGGATGGTTCCACCTCCTGCTGTGGAAATTCAGAAAGTCTTACAAGCTCATGTTCTGTAGGAGACATAAGATGCCAGCATCTGCTCAG AGAAAATTACTATGTAGCCTGTGTGAGAAGGACCATCACATCTACATGCCCTACCCAGACATCTCCCGCAAGGGGCTACGGGCTAAAAGGACCCAATCTTTGGAGCTACAGGCAGTGGAAGATCTCCTCCCCAGGCTGGACTTACAGAGGCATGGAG GAAATAGTGTCTGGGGGCCACACTGTAGACCTGTCTTATGAATTCCTTCTGCCATGTCTGTGCATAGAG GCATCCTACCTGCAAGAGGACACTGTAAGACGCAAGAAATGCCCCTTCAAGAGCTGGCCTGAAGCCT ATGGCTCCGACTTCTGGAAGTCAGTGCACATTACTGACTACAGCCAGCACAATCAGATGGTTATGGCCCTGAAGCTACACTGCCCTCTGAAGCTGGAGGCCTCCCTCTGCCAGAGACAGGGCAGGCGCCCCCTCTGCGAAGACCTCCCTAATGCCACGGCTCGAGAATCAGATGGG TGGTATGTTTTGGAGAAGGTGGACTTGAATCCCCAGCTCTGCTTCAAG ttctcttttgGAAACAGCAGCCACACTGAGTGTCCCCACAAGACTG TCTCATCCTGGAACGTGAGCATGGATACCCAGGCCCAGCAGCTAATCCTTCACTTCTCCTCGCGGGTGCATGCCACCTTTAGTGCTGCTTGGAGTCATCCGGACTCCAGACAGGACAGCTTCGTGCTCCCTGTGTACAGTGTCAGCCAG ACCCAGGGCTCGAGTCCAGTGACACTAGACCTGATCATTCCCTTCCTGAGGCCAGGGGCCTGTGTCCTG GTGTGGCGGTCAGATGTCCAGTTTGCCTGGAAGCACATCTTGTGTCCAGATG TCACTCATAGACACCTGGGGCTTTTGATCCTGGCACTGCTTGTCCTCACCACCCTACTGGGCATTGTTCTGATACTCACCCAGCGGTGCCTACTGTCAG GCACGGATCAAGCACGACCAGTGTTGCTCCTGCACGCAGCGGATTCAGAAGCGCAGCGACGCCTGGTGGGAGCGCTGGCTGAATTGCTGCGTACCGCGCTGGGCGGCGGGCGCGACGTGATCGTAGACCTATGGGAGGGGACGCGCGTGGCGCGCATGGGCCCGTTGCCTTGGCTGTGGGCGGCGCGGGCGCGCGTGGCGCGAGAGCGGGGCACAGTGCTGCTGCTGTGGAGCGGCTCCCGCCAGGCCGGCGGGCCCGACCTCCGCGCCGCCCCACTGTGCGCCTTGCTGCGCACCGCCCCGCGCCCGCTGCTGCTTCTGGCCTACTTCAACCGCCTTTGCACCAAGGGCGACATCCCCCCGCCGCTGCGAGCCTTGCCGCGCTACCGCCTGCTGCGCGACCTGCCGCGCCTGCTGCGGGCACTAGACGCGCGGCCCTCCACTGGAGCCACGAGCTGGGACGGCCTCGGGGCCCGGCCGTGCCTTCGGGGTCGCCTCGCCCTGTGCCGCCAGCTGGAACGGGAGGCCGCCAGACCAGCAGACCAAGGCTGA
- the JAGN1 gene encoding protein jagunal homolog 1, with protein MASRAGPRAAGTDGSDFQHRERVAMHYQMSVTLKYEIKKLIYVHLVLWLLLVAKMSVGHLRLLSHDQVAMPYQWEYPYLLSIVPSLLGLLSFPRNNISYLVLSMISMGLFSIAPLIYGSMEMFPAAQQLYRHGKAYRFLFGFPAISVMYLVLILAVQVHAWQLYYSKKLLDSWFTSTQEKKRK; from the exons ATGGCGTCTCGGGCAGGCCCGCGAGCGGCTGGCACAGATGGCAGCGACTTTCAGCACCGGGAGCGCGTCGCCATGCACTACCAGATGAG TGTGACCCTCAAGTATGAAATCAAGAAGCTGATCTACGTGCACCTGGTCTTATGGCTGCTGCTGGTTGCCAAGATGAGCGTGGGACACCTGAGGCTCTTGTCGCATGACCAAGTGGCCATGCCCTATCAGTGGGAGTACCCGTATTTGCTGAGTATTGTGCCCTCTCTCTTGGGCCTTCTTTCCTTCCCCCGCAACAACATAAGCTACCTGGTGCTTTCCATGATCAGCATGGGACTCTTTTCCATTGCTCCCCTCATTTATGGCAGCATGGAGATGTTCCCTGCTGCACAGCAACTCTACCGCCATGGCAAGGCCTACCGCTTCCTCTTTGGTTTTCCTGCCATTTCTGTCATGTACCTGGTGTTGATCCTGGCTGTCCAAGTGCATGCCTGGCAGTTATACTATAGCAAGAAGCTCCTAGACTCTTGGTTTACCAGCACACAAGAGAAGAAGCGCAAATGA
- the IL17RE gene encoding interleukin-17 receptor E isoform X1 encodes MGSPRLAALLLPSLLLLISLSASARTGCFYLPRWSTRCLLASHRDDSFTGRSAHIPSCTWLVLLLSTKPWCALSWPWPQPCSLCLQLVSDPSGTRTSHSQWRCPQWGWFHLLLWKFRKSYKLMFCRRHKMPASAQRKLLCSLCEKDHHIYMPYPDISRKGLRAKRTQSLELQAVEDLLPRLDLQRHGGPEFSFDLLPKARAIRVIIPPGPDVSVRLCHQWALECEDLSSPFDTQEIVSGGHTVDLSYEFLLPCLCIEASYLQEDTVRRKKCPFKSWPEAYGSDFWKSVHITDYSQHNQMVMALKLHCPLKLEASLCQRQGRRPLCEDLPNATARESDGWYVLEKVDLNPQLCFKFSFGNSSHTECPHKTVSSWNVSMDTQAQQLILHFSSRVHATFSAAWSHPDSRQDSFVLPVYSVSQTQGSSPVTLDLIIPFLRPGACVLVWRSDVQFAWKHILCPDVTHRHLGLLILALLVLTTLLGIVLILTQRCLLSGTDQARPVLLLHAADSEAQRRLVGALAELLRTALGGGRDVIVDLWEGTRVARMGPLPWLWAARARVARERGTVLLLWSGSRQAGGPDLRAAPLCALLRTAPRPLLLLAYFNRLCTKGDIPPPLRALPRYRLLRDLPRLLRALDARPSTGATSWDGLGARPCLRGRLALCRQLEREAARPADQG; translated from the exons ATGGGGAGCCCTAGACTGGCAGCTCTGCTCCTGCCTTCCCTCCTGTTGCTTATCAGTCTCTCTGCCTCTGCCAGGACTGGCTGCTTCTACCTGCCCCGATGGAGCACCCGCTGTCTGCTGGCCTCTCACAGG GATGACAGTTTCACTG GAAGATCTGCCCATATTCCTTCCTGTACCTGGTTGGTCCTCCTCCTCTCCACAAAGCCTTGGTGTGCTTTGTCCTGGCCCTGGCCCCAGCCATGCTCTTTGTGCCTCCAACTGGTGTCAGATCCCTCAGGCACAAGAACCAGCCATTCTCAGTGGAGAT GCCCTCAGTGGGGATGGTTCCACCTCCTGCTGTGGAAATTCAGAAAGTCTTACAAGCTCATGTTCTGTAGGAGACATAAGATGCCAGCATCTGCTCAG AGAAAATTACTATGTAGCCTGTGTGAGAAGGACCATCACATCTACATGCCCTACCCAGACATCTCCCGCAAGGGGCTACGGGCTAAAAGGACCCAATCTTTGGAGCTACAGGCAGTGGAAGATCTCCTCCCCAGGCTGGACTTACAGAGGCATGGAG GGCCTGAGTTCTCCTTTGATTTGCTGCCCAAAGCTCGGGCCATTCGCGTGATCATTCCTCCGGGCCCCGATGTCAGCGTGCGTCTTTGTCACCAGTGGGCACTGGAGTGCGAAGACTTGAGTAGCCCCTTTGATACCCAG GAAATAGTGTCTGGGGGCCACACTGTAGACCTGTCTTATGAATTCCTTCTGCCATGTCTGTGCATAGAG GCATCCTACCTGCAAGAGGACACTGTAAGACGCAAGAAATGCCCCTTCAAGAGCTGGCCTGAAGCCT ATGGCTCCGACTTCTGGAAGTCAGTGCACATTACTGACTACAGCCAGCACAATCAGATGGTTATGGCCCTGAAGCTACACTGCCCTCTGAAGCTGGAGGCCTCCCTCTGCCAGAGACAGGGCAGGCGCCCCCTCTGCGAAGACCTCCCTAATGCCACGGCTCGAGAATCAGATGGG TGGTATGTTTTGGAGAAGGTGGACTTGAATCCCCAGCTCTGCTTCAAG ttctcttttgGAAACAGCAGCCACACTGAGTGTCCCCACAAGACTG TCTCATCCTGGAACGTGAGCATGGATACCCAGGCCCAGCAGCTAATCCTTCACTTCTCCTCGCGGGTGCATGCCACCTTTAGTGCTGCTTGGAGTCATCCGGACTCCAGACAGGACAGCTTCGTGCTCCCTGTGTACAGTGTCAGCCAG ACCCAGGGCTCGAGTCCAGTGACACTAGACCTGATCATTCCCTTCCTGAGGCCAGGGGCCTGTGTCCTG GTGTGGCGGTCAGATGTCCAGTTTGCCTGGAAGCACATCTTGTGTCCAGATG TCACTCATAGACACCTGGGGCTTTTGATCCTGGCACTGCTTGTCCTCACCACCCTACTGGGCATTGTTCTGATACTCACCCAGCGGTGCCTACTGTCAG GCACGGATCAAGCACGACCAGTGTTGCTCCTGCACGCAGCGGATTCAGAAGCGCAGCGACGCCTGGTGGGAGCGCTGGCTGAATTGCTGCGTACCGCGCTGGGCGGCGGGCGCGACGTGATCGTAGACCTATGGGAGGGGACGCGCGTGGCGCGCATGGGCCCGTTGCCTTGGCTGTGGGCGGCGCGGGCGCGCGTGGCGCGAGAGCGGGGCACAGTGCTGCTGCTGTGGAGCGGCTCCCGCCAGGCCGGCGGGCCCGACCTCCGCGCCGCCCCACTGTGCGCCTTGCTGCGCACCGCCCCGCGCCCGCTGCTGCTTCTGGCCTACTTCAACCGCCTTTGCACCAAGGGCGACATCCCCCCGCCGCTGCGAGCCTTGCCGCGCTACCGCCTGCTGCGCGACCTGCCGCGCCTGCTGCGGGCACTAGACGCGCGGCCCTCCACTGGAGCCACGAGCTGGGACGGCCTCGGGGCCCGGCCGTGCCTTCGGGGTCGCCTCGCCCTGTGCCGCCAGCTGGAACGGGAGGCCGCCAGACCAGCAGACCAAGGCTGA